One part of the Candidatus Methylacidithermus pantelleriae genome encodes these proteins:
- the thrC gene encoding threonine synthase, translating into MAQWRGILDRYRDRLPVGPLTPMITLFEGNTPLLPAPQFAQAIGARVELYFKCEAVNPTGSFKDRGMAVAVSKAAERGAQVILCASTGNTAASAAAYAARAGLPCAVLLPSGGAAAGKLAQALVHGARVAALEDTFDQALKLVRELCCEHPEIELVNSVNPTRLEGQKTAAFEICDALGRAPDLHFLPVGNAGNITAYWKGYSEYFQDGLIRQLPKLFGIQAAGAAPLVDGHPVRCPTTIASAIRIGHPAAWDGACQAVRESGGRFDKVTDEEIMEAYELVARREGIFVEPASAASLAGLRKAWKKGLIPEGSLVVATLTGHGLKDPQAAVGCARFKPVQVEPSKQSLLYFLGF; encoded by the coding sequence GTGGCTCAGTGGCGTGGCATTTTGGATCGATACCGGGACCGTCTCCCTGTAGGCCCGTTAACACCCATGATTACACTTTTTGAAGGGAATACACCCCTTTTACCGGCTCCGCAGTTCGCCCAGGCCATTGGAGCTCGTGTCGAGCTTTACTTTAAGTGCGAAGCTGTAAACCCGACCGGCTCGTTTAAAGATCGCGGAATGGCCGTTGCTGTGAGCAAAGCCGCCGAGCGCGGAGCTCAAGTGATTCTCTGCGCCAGCACTGGCAATACGGCCGCCTCAGCAGCAGCCTACGCAGCTCGTGCAGGATTGCCCTGTGCCGTGCTCCTTCCCAGCGGCGGGGCGGCTGCGGGAAAGCTAGCGCAAGCTCTGGTTCACGGAGCCCGGGTAGCTGCTCTGGAGGATACCTTTGACCAGGCTTTAAAGCTAGTACGAGAGTTATGTTGCGAGCATCCGGAAATTGAGCTCGTCAACTCGGTCAACCCAACACGGCTCGAAGGACAAAAAACGGCCGCTTTTGAAATTTGTGACGCGCTTGGTAGAGCCCCAGACCTCCACTTTCTTCCCGTGGGTAATGCCGGTAATATCACGGCCTATTGGAAGGGATACTCCGAGTACTTTCAGGATGGCCTTATCCGGCAGCTCCCGAAACTCTTTGGCATCCAGGCTGCAGGGGCAGCTCCCCTAGTCGACGGACACCCCGTCCGTTGCCCAACGACCATAGCCAGTGCGATTCGCATCGGTCATCCAGCAGCATGGGACGGAGCTTGCCAGGCTGTTCGAGAATCGGGAGGTCGATTCGACAAAGTGACCGACGAGGAGATTATGGAAGCCTACGAGCTGGTCGCCCGTCGAGAAGGAATCTTCGTGGAACCCGCCTCTGCGGCCTCTCTGGCCGGCCTGCGGAAAGCCTGGAAAAAAGGTCTTATCCCAGAAGGGAGCCTTGTGGTTGCCACCCTTACCGGGCACGGGCTCAAAGATCCGCAAGCCGCTGTGGGTTGCGCGCGGTTTAAACCGGTTCAAGTGGAACCGTCCAAACAAAGTCTTCTTTATTTCTTGGGTTTTTGA
- a CDS encoding OmpH family outer membrane protein: MKRSFSLTLMAATWAVVGSLWGQEASPRIALIDMQRAFKEYYKTKQAEAALRERANAFQRERQTMLADYQKLADETQKIRDAAVDKSLPESAREEKRKAFETKVQDLRNMERKIQEFQLTRTKEFEEQSQRMRQGLLQEITKVVTDFSAREKFLLVLDKSSVSLTGVPVVLYAQGLRDITDDVIRLINSGSSSSSKR; the protein is encoded by the coding sequence ATGAAACGCTCTTTTTCTTTGACCCTGATGGCGGCAACCTGGGCTGTGGTGGGTTCTCTGTGGGGCCAGGAGGCTTCTCCTCGGATTGCGCTGATCGATATGCAGCGTGCTTTTAAGGAGTACTACAAGACCAAGCAAGCCGAGGCTGCCTTGCGGGAGCGAGCCAACGCGTTCCAGCGGGAGCGCCAGACGATGCTGGCGGATTACCAAAAGCTTGCCGATGAAACGCAAAAGATCCGCGATGCGGCCGTTGACAAAAGCCTTCCGGAATCAGCGAGGGAAGAAAAACGAAAGGCGTTTGAGACCAAGGTGCAGGATCTTCGCAACATGGAGCGCAAAATCCAGGAATTCCAGCTGACCCGGACCAAGGAATTTGAAGAGCAATCCCAGCGCATGCGGCAAGGACTCCTTCAGGAGATTACCAAAGTGGTTACCGACTTTAGTGCGCGAGAAAAGTTTCTCCTGGTACTGGACAAGTCGAGCGTGTCCTTGACCGGGGTCCCGGTGGTGTTGTATGCGCAAGGCCTTCGGGACATTACGGACGACGTGATCCGGCTGATTAACTCTGGTTCGTCCAGTTCTTCCAAACGGTAA
- a CDS encoding 3-isopropylmalate dehydratase large subunit, with translation MTLTEKILARASGKRQVRAGESVWIRVDYLFTHDVCGPPTIGIFYREFGKGARVWDPKRVILIPDHFVFTADSTCHRNLDILRQFARQQGIQYFYDVVDDSEARWAFDPSLGPYRRQYGSRYAGVCHTALPEKGHVRPGEVLLGTDSHTCTAGAFNLFATGIGNTDAAFVLGTGRILVKVPPTLRFYLEGELGFGVMAKDLILHVIGEIGFDGATYCAMQWEGPGVTSLSIEDRMTIANMAIEAGAKNAIFPADAKTLAFVEEKVRQNGTPKDYEPVEPDPEQEVLSEWRMDLSRIEPTVAAPPNPGNRVPAHRLHHVRIDRAYIGSCTGGKVSDFLAFAEVVKGRKVRVETFGVPATPEVVRELKQRSLGEQTVWEILQSAGVQLTENASCAACLGGPADTFGRLNRPMVCISTTNRNFPGRMGHKESQVYLASPYTVAASALEGRIVDPREYLPTG, from the coding sequence GTGACACTGACCGAAAAAATTCTTGCCCGGGCCAGCGGGAAACGACAGGTGCGAGCTGGGGAAAGTGTTTGGATCCGCGTGGACTACCTTTTTACCCACGATGTCTGTGGGCCTCCGACGATTGGCATTTTCTACCGGGAGTTTGGCAAGGGAGCTAGAGTGTGGGATCCGAAACGAGTTATTCTTATTCCGGATCACTTCGTGTTTACAGCCGATTCCACGTGTCACCGAAACTTGGACATCTTGCGGCAATTTGCCAGGCAACAAGGGATCCAGTACTTCTACGATGTCGTGGATGACTCGGAGGCGCGCTGGGCTTTCGATCCCTCCTTGGGGCCCTATCGCCGGCAGTACGGCAGTCGCTACGCGGGCGTGTGTCACACCGCGCTCCCAGAAAAAGGTCATGTCCGACCGGGAGAAGTCCTTCTTGGAACCGATAGCCACACCTGTACAGCCGGGGCGTTTAACCTTTTTGCTACAGGTATTGGCAACACGGATGCTGCCTTTGTTTTGGGAACCGGGCGGATTCTGGTGAAGGTGCCACCGACTTTGCGCTTCTACCTGGAAGGAGAACTAGGCTTTGGGGTGATGGCCAAAGATCTTATCCTCCATGTCATTGGAGAAATTGGCTTTGACGGAGCTACGTATTGCGCGATGCAATGGGAGGGACCCGGCGTGACTTCCCTCTCCATCGAAGACCGGATGACTATCGCCAACATGGCCATCGAGGCGGGTGCCAAAAACGCCATCTTTCCGGCTGATGCCAAAACGCTGGCCTTTGTGGAAGAAAAAGTTCGACAAAATGGAACCCCGAAAGACTACGAGCCTGTGGAACCCGATCCGGAGCAAGAGGTTCTCTCGGAATGGAGGATGGATCTTAGCCGCATCGAACCAACCGTAGCCGCACCTCCTAATCCTGGCAATCGCGTGCCTGCCCACAGGCTCCACCATGTGCGTATCGACCGGGCTTACATCGGGAGTTGCACGGGTGGAAAAGTCTCGGATTTTCTGGCGTTCGCGGAGGTGGTCAAGGGTCGCAAGGTTCGTGTCGAAACCTTTGGGGTTCCAGCGACACCCGAGGTGGTCCGGGAGCTCAAGCAACGATCCTTAGGGGAGCAAACGGTGTGGGAAATCCTCCAAAGTGCTGGCGTTCAACTCACAGAAAATGCCTCCTGTGCTGCCTGCCTGGGGGGGCCCGCTGACACCTTTGGTCGTCTCAATCGCCCGATGGTGTGCATTTCGACTACGAATCGCAACTTCCCGGGACGGATGGGACACAAGGAAAGCCAGGTGTACCTCGCCTCCCCCTACACGGTCGCTGCTTCCGCGCTGGAAGGACGGATCGTAGACCCCAGAGAGTATCTTCCCACCGGGTAG
- the lpxD gene encoding UDP-3-O-(3-hydroxymyristoyl)glucosamine N-acyltransferase yields the protein MSVYTVGYLASLVGGEVVGNPEIAISGVADLASAQVGDISFLGNPRYTSLAFQTKASALVVDRHGPSCFPCTQIRVDSPSLAFSQIAALFLPAPARPEAGVHPLAFVAQDVELGQDVSVGPYAIVEKGVRIGPRTIVGAGSYIGPECQIGADCFLYPHVVIRERCVLGNRVTLHPGVVIGSDGFGYELIEGKHRKIPQLGSVQIDDDVEIGANTTVDRGRFGKTWIQEGCKIDNLVQIGHNVVIGKHCVIVAQTGISGSTTLGSYVTLAGQVGLAGHLHIGERAIITAQSGVAKDVPPGAIYSGSHARPAAETLRLEALYRKLPQLWKRVQQLEQRLEELESGCSPTGMPHPERSS from the coding sequence GTGTCGGTCTATACGGTTGGATACCTGGCCTCCCTCGTGGGGGGAGAGGTTGTGGGAAATCCGGAGATAGCCATCTCAGGGGTTGCCGACCTTGCCTCCGCTCAAGTGGGAGACATTTCGTTTCTCGGAAATCCGCGGTACACTTCTTTGGCGTTCCAAACCAAAGCTTCGGCCCTGGTGGTGGACCGGCATGGGCCGAGCTGTTTTCCGTGCACCCAGATTCGAGTCGACTCCCCTTCCTTGGCGTTTTCTCAAATTGCGGCGCTTTTTCTCCCTGCTCCGGCACGGCCTGAGGCCGGCGTTCACCCTCTGGCCTTTGTTGCCCAAGATGTGGAGTTAGGCCAGGACGTTAGTGTGGGGCCTTACGCCATCGTTGAAAAAGGGGTCCGCATTGGCCCTCGAACCATCGTGGGTGCCGGGAGTTATATTGGACCCGAATGTCAGATTGGCGCGGATTGCTTTCTCTATCCCCACGTGGTGATCCGGGAGCGCTGTGTTCTAGGGAACCGGGTGACGCTCCATCCAGGTGTGGTGATCGGATCGGACGGATTCGGGTATGAGTTGATCGAGGGGAAGCACCGGAAAATCCCACAGCTGGGCTCAGTTCAGATTGACGACGATGTGGAAATTGGCGCCAACACCACAGTTGACCGTGGCCGGTTTGGCAAAACCTGGATACAAGAGGGATGCAAAATCGACAATCTAGTTCAAATCGGGCATAATGTGGTCATTGGCAAACACTGCGTTATCGTAGCCCAGACCGGCATTTCCGGCAGCACTACTCTCGGATCCTATGTGACGCTTGCGGGCCAGGTTGGCCTAGCCGGTCACCTTCACATTGGAGAGCGCGCGATTATTACGGCGCAATCCGGTGTCGCAAAGGACGTCCCTCCGGGTGCGATCTACTCTGGAAGCCACGCTCGGCCGGCTGCCGAAACCCTCCGGCTGGAGGCGCTTTACCGGAAATTACCTCAACTATGGAAACGGGTTCAGCAGCTCGAACAAAGGCTCGAAGAACTGGAAAGCGGCTGTTCCCCAACAGGGATGCCTCATCCGGAAAGATCCTCATGA
- a CDS encoding alpha/beta hydrolase translates to MRKSSSRFWTKLGATKRTQVLKVASCALGVAVLGAGLFLYSVTESLARLAVTVPWNSSPSVSPALLGLRYETWRCVSSDGVLLAGWYVPGESLSRVPPLVVVHGLGASKEFMLNYIALGHRLGMGVLAVDLRGHGESQKTLTSLGYREPLDLEAWEKELRSRGLPPPVVWGISLGAVTALRFASRHPEVAGLIADAPFDTLRHTLAIHGELLFGSKVRPLVGLVAWELQHGYGVPVQEVDCVAAASQVRCPTLVLAAEEDRRMPIPVVRRVFDALPGPKRWWVIPGTTHEKRPFTQAFCRVIEDFLRFCIDLAQRGS, encoded by the coding sequence ATGCGCAAGAGTAGTTCCCGTTTCTGGACAAAATTAGGAGCGACCAAGAGGACCCAGGTTCTCAAGGTAGCGAGCTGCGCGCTGGGAGTCGCCGTGTTGGGAGCCGGGCTTTTTCTTTACTCGGTGACCGAATCCCTGGCACGGCTCGCGGTGACGGTCCCCTGGAATTCAAGCCCTAGTGTTTCGCCGGCTCTCTTGGGGTTGCGGTACGAGACTTGGCGTTGTGTCTCCTCGGATGGGGTGCTACTGGCGGGCTGGTACGTCCCCGGGGAGTCACTCTCTAGGGTTCCTCCCTTAGTGGTCGTTCATGGTTTGGGTGCAAGCAAGGAGTTCATGTTGAACTACATTGCTTTAGGTCACCGGCTCGGCATGGGGGTATTGGCCGTAGATCTTCGGGGACATGGAGAAAGCCAAAAGACACTAACAAGCTTGGGGTATCGAGAACCCCTGGATCTAGAAGCGTGGGAGAAAGAGCTTCGCTCCCGAGGACTACCTCCGCCGGTTGTCTGGGGGATTTCCTTGGGCGCCGTGACAGCTCTCCGATTTGCTTCCCGGCATCCTGAAGTGGCGGGACTCATCGCGGATGCGCCTTTTGATACCCTTCGCCACACGCTGGCCATTCACGGAGAGCTACTCTTTGGATCCAAGGTTAGGCCCTTGGTGGGCTTGGTCGCGTGGGAGCTCCAACACGGCTACGGTGTTCCCGTCCAGGAGGTCGATTGCGTGGCCGCTGCCTCCCAGGTTCGTTGTCCCACCCTTGTACTGGCTGCGGAGGAAGACCGAAGAATGCCCATTCCGGTGGTTCGGCGAGTCTTTGATGCTTTACCTGGGCCCAAACGGTGGTGGGTGATCCCAGGTACCACTCATGAGAAGCGTCCTTTTACCCAAGCATTTTGCCGGGTCATCGAAGATTTCCTCCGTTTTTGCATCGACCTAGCGCAACGGGGTTCCTAG
- a CDS encoding homoserine dehydrogenase, with the protein MTPLRIGLVGLGNVGGAVWRQLRTQARLLERRSGRPIVIRRVSSRSPRRLEELGISKELWSPEWSSLTSDPQLDVIVEVIGGIEEAKKIVESALHNGKHVVTANKALLATHGQALFELASRQRRHVLFEASVAGGIPLIKALREGLVANRILSIHGILNGTCNYVLSRMKERAVEYHEALTEAKRLGFAEADERLDVEGHDAAHKAVILTALAYGFWPSLENVYREGIEAIQLEDLCYAERFGYELKLLAIIKGHPDGQVEVRVHPTLLPKRHILASVNGPYNAICVQGDVVGETLFYGPGAGGNPTASAILSDLAELARASSDEAYWERIWREDHGSVRLKPMEDILSRYYLRLTVEDRPGVLAQIASVFAHHHIGISAVIQPEGHGGARVPLLVLLHDAQERAFRSAKKVIEGLPVVEPPAISIRVEDISG; encoded by the coding sequence ATGACTCCTTTGCGCATTGGACTTGTCGGACTGGGAAACGTCGGAGGTGCCGTCTGGAGACAGTTGCGGACCCAAGCGCGGCTTCTGGAGCGGCGGTCCGGAAGGCCGATCGTCATCCGAAGGGTGAGTAGCCGTTCGCCCCGGCGGTTAGAGGAACTGGGGATCTCCAAGGAGCTGTGGTCACCCGAGTGGTCATCGTTAACCAGCGATCCGCAATTGGATGTCATCGTCGAGGTCATCGGAGGAATCGAGGAAGCTAAGAAAATTGTGGAAAGTGCTCTCCACAATGGAAAGCATGTCGTCACGGCTAACAAGGCCCTTTTAGCGACGCATGGCCAAGCATTGTTTGAACTTGCCTCGCGCCAGCGGCGGCATGTGCTTTTCGAAGCGAGCGTTGCCGGTGGCATCCCCCTCATCAAAGCGCTTCGAGAAGGGCTAGTGGCCAACCGGATTCTTTCCATCCACGGTATCCTCAATGGGACGTGCAATTACGTCCTTTCCCGGATGAAGGAAAGAGCGGTCGAGTACCACGAGGCCTTAACAGAAGCCAAACGACTTGGGTTTGCCGAAGCCGACGAGCGACTCGACGTGGAAGGCCACGACGCAGCTCACAAGGCAGTCATTCTGACGGCTCTGGCGTACGGGTTTTGGCCAAGTTTAGAGAACGTCTACCGAGAGGGGATTGAAGCCATTCAACTGGAAGACCTTTGTTATGCCGAACGCTTCGGGTATGAGCTAAAGCTTTTGGCCATCATTAAAGGCCACCCTGACGGACAAGTAGAGGTGCGAGTGCACCCTACGCTTTTACCCAAACGTCATATCCTTGCCTCGGTAAATGGCCCCTACAACGCCATTTGCGTTCAGGGAGATGTGGTTGGGGAAACCCTTTTCTACGGCCCAGGGGCAGGGGGAAATCCAACAGCCAGCGCCATCTTGAGCGATCTAGCGGAGCTGGCCCGGGCCTCCTCTGATGAAGCATATTGGGAACGCATCTGGCGTGAAGATCATGGTTCGGTGCGTCTCAAACCGATGGAAGACATTCTGTCGCGTTACTATTTGCGGCTTACCGTGGAGGACCGACCTGGCGTCCTGGCTCAGATCGCTTCCGTTTTTGCCCATCACCACATTGGCATCTCGGCCGTCATCCAGCCTGAGGGTCATGGAGGAGCCCGAGTTCCTCTTTTGGTGCTTTTACATGATGCCCAGGAACGCGCTTTTCGTTCCGCCAAAAAGGTTATCGAAGGACTTCCGGTGGTAGAACCTCCCGCAATAAGCATTCGTGTAGAAGATATTTCTGGGTAA
- a CDS encoding SH3 domain-containing protein, with protein MLSQKPQQNALRHELCRKQGSLGSWIGMAILAWTLVACASDIVPFDSVITQKAPLCKTGPGQFTADTYLEKGTRVRILEREDSYCKVETVGGEQGFVPSDYVGQAEETSPSTLGTPLR; from the coding sequence ATGCTATCCCAGAAACCACAGCAGAATGCCCTCCGCCACGAACTCTGCCGAAAGCAGGGAAGCCTGGGTTCCTGGATAGGCATGGCGATCCTCGCCTGGACGTTGGTTGCGTGCGCCTCCGATATCGTTCCTTTTGACAGCGTGATTACACAAAAGGCCCCCCTCTGCAAGACGGGTCCTGGGCAGTTTACCGCTGACACCTATTTAGAGAAAGGGACTCGGGTTCGGATTCTCGAAAGGGAAGATTCCTACTGCAAGGTTGAAACGGTGGGAGGAGAACAGGGATTTGTTCCTTCTGACTACGTAGGCCAAGCAGAGGAAACCTCCCCAAGCACGCTAGGAACCCCGTTGCGCTAG
- the bamA gene encoding outer membrane protein assembly factor BamA, with translation EKPQPPRPPEETRPAPPTRPGVQGPPVKEIEIVYVGPKSVSRSLILSNMRTTVGQPYNPATVEEDVRNLYATGRFVNLRISHEPLADGVKVIVIVQPKPLVKEVIIQGNQEVSTKRLRKEVKTKPGDPLNELQISTDAEKIKDYYLSKGYGRAQVTYRIDVNEEFGRAVVSFNIVEGPKEFVSEVGFEGVHAFPEKELRKLLKTRKKNLLSFINKSGLFKEDQFQEDLAKLKEYYQNHGYIDMTVRDVRFEHPEKGKLVIVISVSEGTQYHVGKLRIEGNRLYSEPEIRKYLKLKEGAVFSPQALEDDTKAIRDLYGLKGYIDADVKPERVPVAEHGTIDLVYHISEGSQIYVDKVIVQGNTKTKDKVIRRELAVGPGDVYNSVSVDASKKRLENLGYFERVDISPEETNIPNRRNVVVTVSEKRTGNVTFGVGFSSVESFLGFVELSQGNFDITNPPYFTGAGQKFRLRLQLGLLTKNVILSFTEPWFLNRRLAVGFDLFADEFDYSGFNIYNERRIGGDIRLAKALSPFWTIAPMYRYQVYELFHINFPFHDPFYLNLLNANKSLSESSVLLNLTYDTRDSLLIPRRGEKINILLQGAGGPLLGQTNIYRAELDWQKYVLLPYDLIFSVNGATGVINHYGASAFVPLFDRYFLGGPRTVRGFDYNMVGPKDPLGFSIGGSTMAFSQFELTFPIISRVRGAVFTDWGFVDAGFGRYDHFLPDLNGSAGIGVRLYLPIGPLRLDYGWPIKADRFNRTSGRFAFDVGYAF, from the coding sequence GGAAAAACCCCAGCCCCCTAGACCCCCGGAGGAGACCAGGCCCGCTCCTCCCACCCGGCCGGGGGTTCAAGGTCCTCCGGTCAAAGAGATTGAAATCGTTTATGTCGGACCGAAATCCGTCAGCCGCTCGCTGATTCTCTCCAACATGCGGACGACGGTTGGCCAACCGTATAACCCTGCGACAGTCGAAGAGGATGTTCGCAATCTTTATGCCACCGGTCGGTTTGTTAACTTGCGCATTTCGCATGAGCCGCTTGCTGACGGAGTGAAGGTGATCGTCATTGTCCAGCCCAAACCTTTGGTCAAGGAGGTGATCATCCAAGGCAACCAAGAAGTTTCTACGAAACGCTTGCGTAAAGAGGTCAAAACGAAACCCGGCGACCCATTAAACGAGCTTCAAATCTCTACCGATGCCGAAAAGATCAAAGATTACTACCTTTCCAAAGGATACGGTCGCGCCCAGGTCACCTACCGGATCGATGTCAACGAGGAGTTTGGGCGAGCTGTGGTTAGCTTCAACATTGTGGAAGGCCCCAAAGAGTTTGTCTCCGAAGTCGGTTTCGAAGGTGTCCATGCCTTTCCCGAAAAAGAGCTAAGAAAACTCCTCAAAACCCGAAAGAAAAACCTCCTTTCCTTTATCAACAAATCGGGACTTTTTAAGGAAGATCAGTTCCAGGAGGATCTTGCCAAACTCAAAGAATATTATCAGAACCACGGCTATATTGACATGACGGTCCGAGACGTTCGCTTTGAGCACCCGGAAAAAGGGAAACTTGTCATCGTGATTTCTGTGTCTGAAGGAACTCAATATCATGTAGGAAAACTGCGTATCGAAGGCAACCGGTTGTACTCGGAACCCGAAATCCGGAAGTACCTTAAACTCAAGGAAGGGGCGGTCTTTTCTCCGCAGGCTTTGGAAGATGATACTAAAGCCATTCGCGACCTTTACGGGTTAAAGGGATATATTGATGCCGACGTAAAACCCGAGCGGGTGCCGGTGGCGGAACACGGCACAATCGATCTTGTCTACCACATCTCGGAAGGCTCTCAAATCTATGTGGATAAGGTGATTGTTCAGGGCAACACCAAGACAAAGGACAAGGTCATTCGACGAGAGCTCGCCGTCGGGCCTGGGGATGTTTACAACAGCGTATCCGTTGACGCTAGTAAAAAGAGACTAGAGAACCTGGGATACTTCGAGAGAGTGGATATTAGCCCTGAGGAAACCAACATACCCAATCGCAGAAACGTAGTTGTGACTGTAAGCGAAAAGCGCACCGGAAACGTTACCTTTGGTGTTGGATTTAGTAGTGTGGAAAGTTTTCTTGGGTTCGTGGAACTTTCTCAAGGAAACTTTGACATCACCAATCCCCCGTACTTTACAGGTGCTGGACAAAAATTCCGGCTTCGCCTCCAGCTTGGACTTTTGACCAAAAATGTGATCCTGTCCTTTACCGAACCCTGGTTTCTTAATCGTAGATTGGCGGTAGGGTTTGACCTTTTTGCCGACGAGTTTGATTATTCGGGCTTTAACATATACAACGAGCGAAGGATTGGGGGCGACATCCGGCTGGCAAAGGCGCTTTCTCCTTTCTGGACGATTGCACCGATGTACCGGTATCAGGTCTATGAGCTATTCCACATTAACTTTCCCTTCCATGATCCCTTTTATCTTAACCTTTTAAACGCCAATAAGAGCCTTTCAGAAAGTAGCGTGCTTTTAAATCTTACCTACGATACGCGGGACAGCCTGCTGATCCCACGAAGAGGGGAAAAGATCAACATTTTGCTCCAAGGTGCCGGGGGGCCGCTTTTAGGTCAGACCAATATTTACCGAGCCGAACTGGATTGGCAGAAATATGTTCTCTTACCGTACGATCTAATCTTTTCGGTCAATGGCGCTACAGGAGTGATCAACCATTACGGGGCATCTGCGTTCGTTCCCTTATTTGACCGCTACTTCCTAGGAGGGCCACGCACGGTTCGAGGCTTTGACTACAATATGGTTGGCCCGAAGGATCCCCTGGGATTTTCGATCGGGGGGAGTACGATGGCGTTTTCTCAGTTTGAACTTACTTTTCCAATTATCTCGCGCGTTCGAGGTGCGGTTTTCACTGACTGGGGATTTGTGGACGCCGGTTTTGGTCGCTACGACCATTTCCTGCCTGATCTCAACGGGTCGGCCGGGATCGGGGTGCGGTTGTACCTGCCCATTGGTCCTCTCCGGCTCGATTATGGATGGCCCATCAAGGCGGACCGGTTTAATCGGACTTCGGGCAGATTTGCGTTTGACGTTGGCTATGCCTTCTAA